A single genomic interval of Helianthus annuus cultivar XRQ/B chromosome 13, HanXRQr2.0-SUNRISE, whole genome shotgun sequence harbors:
- the LOC110900340 gene encoding putative disease resistance protein RGA4 — protein sequence MAEGFLNPSKSPERLGREYFEILLSRSFFQHAPNDESLFIMHDLMNDLATFVAGEFFLRFDNHMKTKTEALAKYRHMSFTREEYAGYQKFEAFKGAKSLRTFLAVSLNVGWGYYHLSSKILDDLLPELTLLRVLSLSHFKISEVPDSIGSLKHLRYLNLSRTNIKELPENVGNLYNLQTLIVSSCWNLTQLPKSFLNLRRLRHFDIRDTRLEKLPLGIGELESLQTLTKIIIEGDDGFAINELKGLTNLHGEVSIEGLHKVQSAKHAREANLSLKKITGLELQWVDVFDGSRMDTLEEEVLNELKPNSDTLKTLSVVSYGGTQISNWVGDRSFHELVNVSIRGCKKSTSLPPFGLLPSLKRLQIKGMDEVKIIGLELTGNDVNAFRSLEVLRFEAMSGWQGWSTINDGSAAVFPCLKELSIINCPQLINVSLQALPSLKVLEIHRCGDGVLRSLVQVASSVTKLEINSISGLTYEVWRGVIRYLKEVEGLSIVGCNEIKYLWESETEASKLLVRLKELRLFYCSGLVSLEEKEEDDNFGSSTLLSLRSLKVYSCSSIKRLCCPNSIESLEIIGCSVITDVYLPKEGGNKLKSLCIDNCDKLEGKINNTSMPMLETLEICRWENLRSISELSNSTHLTRLRVSFCPHITSLPELQLSNLTRLSIYECESLESLPELSNLTSLLIADCERLVSLPELKNLALLKELEIRRCPGIDVSIHCVHWPPKLCSLTLEGLKKPITEWGDLNFPASLVELKLYNEPDVRNFSQLSHCFPSSLISLYIKEFDNLESLSTGLQHLTSLQHLAINTCPKVNDLPETLLPSLLSLNLGKCPKLKERCEGRGSHYWPLISHVPCIDIRDY from the coding sequence ATGGCAGAAGGGTTTTTGAACCCATCCAAGTCACCAGAACGCTTGGGCCGTGaatattttgaaattttattatCAAGGTCATTTTTCCAACATGCACCTAATGATGAATCATTGTTTATCATGCATGATCTGATGAATGACTTGGCCACTTTTGTTGCCGGAGAATTTTTTCTAAGGTTTGACAATCATATGAAGACAAAGACAGAAGCTTTGGCAAAGTATCGGCATATGTCATTTACTCGCGAGGAGTATGCTGGTTACCAAAAGTTTGAGGCATTCAAAGGAGCCAAAAGCTTGAGAACATTTTTAGCAGTATCTCTCAATGTGGGTTGGGGCTATTATCACTTATCCTCTAAGATTTTGGATGACTTACTTCCAGAGTTAACATTGTTAAGGGTCCTTTCTCTAAGTCATTTTAAAATAAGTGAGGTACCGGATTCCATTGGTAGTTTGAAGCACTTGCGGTATCTTAATTTATCTAGAACTAATATAAAAGAGTTACCGGAGAATGTTGGCAACCTTTATAATTTACAAACATTGATTGTTTCTAGTTGTTGGAACTTAACTCAGTTGCCTAAAAGCTTCTTAAATCTTAGAAGGTTACGGCATTTTGACATAAGAGATACTCGGTTGGAGAAGCTGCCATTGGGGATTGGTGAATTGGAGAGCCTTCAGACTCTCACGAAGATCATCATTGAAGGAGATGATGGCTTTGCAATAAATGAGCTCAAGGGATTAACAAATCTCCATGGGGAAGTTTCCATTGAGGGATTGCACAAAGTGCAAAGCGCAAAGCATGCACGGGAGGCGAACTTATCTCTAAAAAAGATTACTGGATTAGAGCTGCAATGGGTTGATGTGTTTGATGGCTCACGAATGGATACACTTGAAGAGGAAGTTCTAAATGAGCTGAAACCTAATAGTGATACGTTGAAAACGCTTTCAGTCGTGTCATACGGGGGAACACAAATTTCAAATTGGGTTGGTGATCGCTCTTTTCATGAGTTGGTTAATGTGTCAATACGTGGTTGTAAAAAAAGCACATCTCTACCCCCATTCGGGTTGCTCCCTTCACTTAAGAGGTTGCAGATTAAAGGCATGGATGAGGTTAAAATCATAGGTTTGGAGTTAACCGGAAATGATGTTAACGCCTTCCGTTCACTTGAAGTTCTAAGATTTGAAGCTATGTCTGGATGGCAGGGGTGGTCAACTATAAATGATGGTTCAGCAGCAGTGTTTCCATGCCTTAAAGAGCTTTCTATAATCAATTGTCCCCAATTGATTAATGTCTCACTTCAAGCACTGCCTTCACTCAAGGTTCTTGAAATTCACAGATGTGGTGATGGTGTGTTGAGAAGTCTGGTTCAGGTAGCTTCTTCAGTCACTAAGTTGGAAATAAATTCTATCTCAGGGCTCACATATGAGGTGTGGAGAGGAGTTATAaggtatcttaaggaagttgaaGGATTAAGTATCGTTGGATgtaatgaaataaaatatttgtGGGAATCAGAAACAGAGGCAAGTAAGCTTCTTGTGAGATTAAAGGAATTGAGATTATTTTATTGTTCAGGTTTGGTAAGTTTAGAAGAGAAAGAGGAGGATGACAATTTTGGGAGCAGCACCCTGTTATCTCTTAGAAGTTTGAAGGTATACTCTTGTAGTAGCATAAAGCGTTTATGCTGTCCAAATAGCATTGAGAGTTTGGAAATTATTGGTTGTTCAGTTATTACAGATGTCTACCTCCCAAAAGAAGGAGGGAATAAGCTCAAATCACTTTGTATAGACaattgtgataaacttgaggGAAAAATCAACAACACAAGCATGCCAATGCTTGAAACCCTAGAGATTTGTAGATGGGAAAATCTAAGATCAATCAGTGAATTGAGTAACTCCACTCACCTCACCAGGCTGCGTGTATCATTTTGTCCACATATCACGTCACTTCCAGAGCTTCAGCTATCAAACCTCACCCGTTTGTCAATTTATGAATGTGAAAGTCTGGAGTCATTACCTGAGCTATCAAACCTCACCAGTTTGTTAATTGCTGATTGTGAACGTCTGGTGTCATTACCTGAGCTAAAGAATCTCGCCTTGTTAAAAGAGCTGGAAATCAGAAGGTGTCCAGGCATTGATGTTTCCATTCATTGTGTGCATTGGCCTCCCAAATTGTGCTCACTTACACTAGAAGGGTTGAAGAAGCCCATAACAGAGTGGGGGGATCTGAATTTTCCAGCTTCCCTTGTTGAACTGAAGTTATATAATGAACCTGATGTGAGGAATTTTAGTCAATTGTCCCACTGTTTCCCTTCTTCTCTTATATCTCTGTACATAAAAGAATTTGATAATCTGGAATCACTTTCAACGGGACTCCAACACCTCACATCCCTTCAACATCTGGCCATTAACACATGTCCAAAGGTGAACGATCTACCAGAGACGCTGTTACCTTCACTTTTGAGTTTGAATTTAGGTAAATGCCCAAAATTGAAAGAAAGGTGTGAAGGAAGAGGCTCCCACTACTGGCCACTCATCTCTCATGTCCCCTGCATCGACATACGAGACTATTAA
- the LOC110913233 gene encoding putative disease resistance protein RGA3, which produces MAETLANELLKVLVKKMTDEAFKRVARAHGIYNELKELKKTLSRIQDLLQDASQKEVTHKSVKEWLNALQHLAYDIDDVLDDVATEDMHRELTLQEPAASTSMVRKLIPSCCTNFSLTHRLSPKLDRINRELENLEKRKTDLGLFKIDEKPRNTSRRSETSLPERDVVGREVEKEQLLKKLLGDDGSSQDNFSVLPIVGMGGVGKTTLARLLYNDTKVHDHFEPKAWVCVSDDFDIFKITNAILQDVTKENNKFEDLNQLQKALTEQLKEKRFLLVVDDVWSENYGDWENLVRPFLSCAPGSRIIMTTRKGQLLKQIGFHNVDRLKSLSSEDALRLLAVNALGVDNFDSHTTLKPQGEGIVKKCGCLPLALKAIGRLLRTKTDREDWDEVLNSEIWDVEIGNATESG; this is translated from the exons ATGGCTGAAACTCTTGCAAATGAACTCCTCAAAGTTCTTGTTAAGAAGATGACTGATGAAGCCTTCAAGCGAGTAGCTCGTGCTCATGGCATTTACAATGAGCTCAAGGAGTTGAAGAAGACACTCTCCAGGATCCAAGATCTACTTCAAGATGCCTCTCAGAAGGAGGTTACCCATAAATCTGTCAAAGAATGGCTGAATGCTCTCCAACATTTGGCTTACGATATCGACGACGTACTCGACGACGTGGCGACTGAAGACATGCATCGTGAGCTCACCCTACAGGAGCCTGCAGCATCCACCAGCATGGTAAGAAAGCTCATCCCATCATGCTGCACAAATTTCTCACTAACTCATAGGCTGTCTCCCAAGTTAGATAGGATTAACAGAGAGTTAGAAAATCTAGAAAAACGAAAAACGGATCTAGGTTTGTTTAAGATTGATGAAAAGCCAAGAAATACTAGTAGAAGAAGCGAAACCTCTTTGCCAGAACGCGATGTTGTCGGAAGAGAAGTTGAGAAAGAGCAATTGCTTAAAAAGTTGTTGGGGGATGATGGGTCATCTCAGGATAACTTTAGCGTCTTACCTATAGTTGGTATGGGTGGGGTTGGAAAAACCACTCTCGCTAGACTTTTGTATAATGATACAAAGGTGCATGATCACTTTGAACCCAAGGCATGGGTTTGTGTTTCAGATGATTTTGATATTTTCAAGATAACTAATGCTATCCTTCAAGATGTGACTAAAGAAAACAATAAATTTGAAGATCTAAATCAGCTTCAAAAGGCTCTCACTGAGCAATTGAAGGAAAAACGATTTCTACTAGTAGTTGATGATGTGTGGAGTGAAAACTATGGGGATTGGGAAAACCTAGTTCGCCCATTTCTATCATGTGCTCCTGGAAGTAGGATAATCATGACAACTCGTAAGGGGCAATTGCTCAAACAGATAGGTTTTCATAATGTAGACCGTCTCAAGAGTTTGTCGAGTGAAGATGCATTGCGTTTACTTGCAGTAAATGCATTGGGGGTAGATAACTTCGACTCACACACGACACTTAAACCGCAAGGTGAAGGTATTGTGAAAAAGTGTGGTTGTTTGCCTTTGGCTTTAAAGGCAATTGGAAGGCTTTTAAGGACGAAAACAGATAGAGAAGACTGGGATGAGGTGTTGAATAGTGAGATATGGGATGTAGAAATTGGTAATGCCACTGAAAGTG GATAA
- the LOC110902348 gene encoding putative disease resistance RPP13-like protein 1 — protein sequence MAETLANELLKVLVKKMTDEAFKRIARAHGIYNELKELKKTLSRIQDLLHDASQKEVTHKSVKSWLNALQHLAYDIDDVLDDLATEDMHRELTLQEPAASTSKVRKLISSCCTKFSLSHRLSPKLDSINRELENLEKRKTDLGLLKIDEKPKYTSRRYETSLPDGSSVIGREVEKEKLLKKLLGDDGSSKENFSIVPIVGMGGVGKTTLARILYNHTKVQSHFELHVWICVSDDFDVFKISKTMFQDVSNENKNFENLNQLHMALTNQLKNKRFLLVLDDVWHENENDWENLVRPFHSCAPGSRIIMTTRKEELLKNLHFGHLDSLKSLSHEDALSLFALHALGVENFNSHTTLKPYGEGIVKKCAGLPLALKAIGRLLGTRTNVEDWEDVLNSEIWNLENSDKIVPALRLSYHDLSANLKQLFAYCSLFPKDYLFDKEELVLLWMAEGFLSPSNATKSPERLGHGYFEILLSRSFFQHAPNDESLFIMHDLMNDLAMLVAGELFLRFDNHMKIGTEHLAKYRHMSFSREKYVGYHKFEAFKGAKSLRTLLAVSIDVDHSWNYFFLSNKILVDLLPSLTLLRVLSLSHFQITEVPEFIDSLKHLRYLNLAKTNIKELPKNVSNLYNLQTLIVFGCENLTKLPESFSKLKKLRHFDIRDTPLLEKLPFGIGELEGLQTLTKIIIEEGVGFAINELKGLTNLRGEVSVEGLHKVQSAKHAREANLSLKKITGLKLQWVDVFDGSRMDTLEEEVLNELKPNSDTLKALSVVSYGGKQISNWVGDRSFHELVNVSICGCRKCKSLPPFGLLPSLKRLQIQGMDEVKIIGLELTGNDVNAFRSLEVLTFEDMCGWEGWSTINEGSAAVFPCLKELYVKNCPQLINVSLQALPSLKVLEIDRCGDGVLRSLVQVASSITELTISCVSGLTYEVWRGVIGYLKEVEELSIWGCDEIEYLWESETEASTLLVRLKELRLEHCSGLVSLEEKEEDDNFGSSTGLLSLRTLYVYSCSSIKCLCCPNSIESLSIIGCSVIIDVYLPKEGGNKLKSLRIDNCDKLEGKINNTSMPMLETLDIDKWENLRSISELSNSTHLTSLDIIRCPHIMSLPELQLSNLTRLSISGCESLESLPELSNLTFLSIIYCERLVSLPELKNLALGVEEAHIRVGGSEFSNFPCQPNVTG from the exons ATGGCTGAAACTCTTGCAAATGAACTCCTCAAAGTTCTTGTTAAGAAGATGACCGATGAAGCCTTCAAGCGAATTGCTCGTGCTCATGGCATTTACAACGAGCTGAAGGAGTTGAAGAAGACACTCTCCAGAATCCAAGATCTACTTCATGATGCCTCCCAGAAGGAGGTGACTCATAAATCTGTCAAATCATGGCTGAATGCTCTCCAACATTTGGCTTACGATATCGATGACGTACTCGACGATTTGGCTACTGAAGACATGCATCGTGAGCTCACCTTGCAGGAGCCTGCAGCATCCACCAGCAAGGTAAGAAAGCTCATCTCATCATGCTGCACAAAGTTCTCACTAAGTCATAGGCTGTCTCCCAAGTTAGATAGTATTAACAGAGAGTTAGAAAATCTAGAAAAACGAAAAACGGATCTAGGTTTGCTTAAGATTGATGAAAAGCCAAAGTATACTAGTAGAAGATACGAAACCTCTTTGCCAGATGGGTCTAGTGTTATTGGAAGAGAAGTTGAGAAAGAGAAATTGCTGAAGAAGTTGTTAGGGGATGATGGGTCATCTAAGGAAAATTTTAGCATTGTACCCATAGTTGGTATGGGTGGGGTAGGAAAAACCACTCTGGCTAGAATTTTGTATAACCATACTAAGGTGCAGAGTCACTTTGAACTCCACGTATGGATTTGTGTTTCTGATGATTTTGATGTCTTTAAGATAAGCAAAACCATGTTTCAAGATGTTTCTAATGAGaacaagaattttgaaaatttaaatCAGCTTCATATGGCTCTTACAAATCAGCTTAAAAACAAACGATTTCTACTAGTACTCGATGATGTGTGGCATGAAAACGAAAACGATTGGGAAAACCTAGTGCGCCCATTTCATTCATGTGCCCCTGGAAGTAGGATAATCATGACAACTCGTAAGGAGGAACTGCTCAAAAACCTACATTTTGGTCATCTAGACTCCCTTAAGAGTTTGTCACATGAAGATGCTCTATCTTTATTTGCTCTACATGCTTTAGGCGTAGAGAACTTCAATTCACACACAACACTTAAACCATATGGTGAAGGCATTGTGAAAAAGTGTGCTGGTTTGCCTTTGGCTTTGAAGGCAATTGGAAGGCTATTGGGGACGAGAACAAATGTAGAAGACTGGGAAGACGTGTTGAACAGTGAGATATGGAATTTGGAAAATAGTGATAAGATTGTTCCAGCTCTCAGGCTTAGCTACCACGATCTTTCTGCAAATTTGAAGCAGTTGTTTGCGTATTGCTCCTTGTTCCCAAAGGACTATTTGTTTGACAAGGAAGAGTTGGTATTATTGTGGATGGCGGAAGGGTTTTTGAGCCCATCAAATGCAACCAAGTCACCGGAACGCTTGGGCCATGGCTATTTTGAAATATTGTTATCAAGGTCATTTTTCCAACATGCACCTAATGATGAATCACTGTTTATCATGCATGATCTGATGAATGACTTGGCCATGCTTGTTGCCGGAGAACTTTTTTTAAGGTTTGATAACCATATGAAGATAGGCACCGAACATTTGGCAAAGTATCGCCATATGTCATTTTCTCGCGAGAAGTATGTAGGTTACCATAAGTTTGAGGCATTCAAAGGTGCCAAAAGCTTGAGAACACTTTTAGCGGTATCTATTGATGTGGATCATAGTTGGAACTACTTTTTCTTATCTAATAAGATTCTGGTTGACTTACTTCCTAGCTTAACATTATTAAGGGTTCTTTCTTTGAGTCATTTTCAAATAACTGAGGTACCAGAGTTCATCGATAGTTTGAAGCACTTGCGGTATCTTAATTTAGCTAAAACTAATATAAAAGAGTTACCGAAGAATGTTAGCAATCTTTATAATTTACAGACATTGATTGTTTTTGGTTGTGAAAATTTGACCAAGTTGCCTGAAAGCTTCTCGAAGCTTAAAAAGTTGCGACATTTTGATATAAGGGATACTCCGCTTTTGGAGAAGCTGCCATTCGGGATTGGTGAGTTGGAAGGCCTACAGACTCTCACCAAGATTATCATTGAAGAAGGTGTTGGCTTTGCTATAAATGAGCTCAAGGGATTAACAAATCTCCGCGGGGAAGTTTCCGTTGAGGGACTGCACAAAGTGCAAAGCGCAAAGCATGCACGGGAGGCGAACTTATCTCTAAAAAAGATTACTGGATTAAAGCTGCAATGGGTTGATGTGTTTGATGGCTCACGAATGGATACACTGGAAGAGGAAGTTCTCAATGAGCTGAAACCTAATAGTGATACGTTGAAAGCGCTTTCAGTCGTGTCATACGGGGGAAAACAAATTTCAAATTGGGTTGGTGATCGCTCTTTTCATGAGTTGGTTAATGTGTCAATATGTGGTTGTAGAAAATGCAAATCTCTACCCCCATTTGGGTTGCTCCCTTCACTTAAGAGGTTGCAGATTCAAGGCATGGATGAGGTTAAAATCATAGGTTTGGAGTTAACTGGAAATGATGTTAACGCCTTCCGTTCACTTGAAGTTCTAACATTTGAAGATATGTGTGGATGGGAGGGGTGGTCAACTATAAATGAGGGTTCAGCAGCAGTGTTTCCATGCCTTAAAGAGCTTTATGTAAAGAATTGTCCACAATTGATTAATGTCTCACTTCAAGCACTGCCTTCACTCAAGGTTCTTGAAATTGACAGATGTGGTGATGGTGTGTTGAGAAGTCTGGTTCAGGTAGCTTCTTCAATCACTGAGTTGACAATAAGTTGTGTATCAGGGCTTACATATGAGGTGTGGAGAGGAGTTATAGggtatcttaaggaagttgaaGAATTAAGTATCTGGGGATGTGATGAAATAGAATACTTGTGGGAATCAGAAACAGAGGCAAGTACGCTTCTTGTGAGATTAAAGGAATTGAGATTAGAGCATTGTTCAGGTTTGGTAAGTTTAGAAGAGAAAGAGGAGGATGACAATTTTGGGAGCAGCACCGGCCTGTTATCTCTTAGAACTTTGTATGTATACTCTTGTAGTAGCATAAAGTGTTTATGCTGTCCAAATAGCATTGAGAGTTTGAGTATTATTGGTTGTTCAGTTATTATAGATGTGTACCTCCCAAAAGAAGGAGGGAATAAGCTCAAATCACTTCGTATAGACaattgtgataaacttgaggGAAAAATCAACAACACAAGCATGCCAATGCTTGAAACCCTAGATATTGATAAATGGGAAAATCTAAGATCAATCAGTGAATTGAGTAACTCCACTCACCTCACCAGCCTGGATATAATTCGATGCCCACATATCATGTCACTTCCAGAGCTTCAGCTATCAAACCTCACCCGTTTGTCAATTTCTGGATGTGAAAGTCTGGAGTCATTACCTGAGCTATCGAATCTCACCTTTTTGTCAATTATTTATTGTGAACGTCTGGTGTCATTACCTGAGCTAAAGAATCTCGCCTT GGGAGTTGAAGAAGCCCATATCAGAGTGGGGGGATCTGAATTTTCCAACTTCCCTTGTCAACCTAACGTTACGGGATGA